A DNA window from Paenibacillus andongensis contains the following coding sequences:
- a CDS encoding peptidyl-prolyl cis-trans isomerase, with amino-acid sequence MQNVKRLWGVIIVMAVGNLVLASLLVTHTINQSEPSQPPKPEKQGEQKNDRVVAKVGNREMTILELQTALERHYGAELLGQMLDREVIRLEGNESGTSIGSAEINRELKRMQQGYESEQQFYASMQNQLGLSEQEIKEDVTNKLLLEKLATKQIQITDAQVEDYMKTHADEFKQDTEYNILQIIVSTKDQANKVIAELAKGESFATLARDRSLDDATNNTGGDLGWIEGDDPFVAAPVLETAKLLKVGEVSKPVPVQQGFAIVKLKNRREKVNPDLAFVRENVRRELALREAPPLKDYVQQLRVKWKVSILDPQFR; translated from the coding sequence ATGCAGAACGTGAAGCGATTGTGGGGAGTCATTATCGTGATGGCTGTAGGTAATCTCGTGCTCGCATCCTTGCTGGTCACCCATACCATAAACCAATCAGAACCAAGTCAACCACCAAAGCCTGAGAAGCAGGGTGAGCAGAAGAATGATCGGGTAGTCGCCAAAGTTGGAAATCGTGAGATGACCATTCTGGAGCTTCAAACGGCTCTTGAACGTCATTATGGGGCAGAACTGCTGGGTCAAATGTTGGATCGTGAAGTGATACGCCTGGAAGGAAATGAGTCAGGGACTTCGATTGGAAGCGCGGAGATTAACCGTGAGTTGAAACGGATGCAGCAAGGTTATGAGAGTGAGCAACAATTTTATGCATCCATGCAAAATCAGTTAGGTTTGTCAGAGCAAGAAATTAAGGAAGATGTAACCAATAAATTGTTACTCGAGAAGCTCGCAACCAAACAAATTCAGATAACGGATGCTCAGGTAGAAGACTATATGAAGACGCATGCCGATGAATTCAAGCAAGATACGGAATATAATATTCTACAAATTATTGTGTCAACTAAGGATCAAGCGAATAAAGTCATCGCGGAGCTGGCCAAAGGAGAGAGTTTTGCAACCCTTGCCAGAGATCGTTCCCTGGATGATGCAACCAATAACACCGGCGGTGATTTGGGTTGGATTGAAGGAGATGATCCCTTTGTTGCTGCTCCGGTTCTTGAAACGGCGAAACTCTTGAAGGTTGGAGAAGTGAGTAAGCCAGTCCCTGTACAGCAGGGGTTCGCGATTGTGAAACTGAAAAATCGGCGTGAGAAAGTGAATCCAGATCTTGCTTTCGTTCGTGAAAATGTGCGGAGAGAGCTCGCGCTTCGGGAAGCACCGCCTCTCAAGGATTATGTGCAGCAGCTTCGAGTGAAATGGAAGGTTAGCATTCTTGACCCTCAATTCCGTTGA
- the cysK gene encoding cysteine synthase A, with protein MARLVQSITDLIGDTPLVRLNRVVPEGSAEIYVKLEYQNPGASVKDRIAISMIEVAEQEGKLKPGDTIIEPTSGNTGIGIALVAAAKGYKAILVMPETMSLERRNLLRAYGAQLVLTPGAEGMKGAIKRAEELQAENPSYFIPQQFKNLANVKVHRETTGPEIVEAINAHDGKLDAFISGIGTGGTITGAGGVLKENFPNIKIYAIEPAASPVLSGGKPGPHKIQGIGAGFVPDILNTSIYDEIIAVENEDAFETSRRVAKEEGILGGISSGAAIFAALKVAKELGAGKRVVAVIPSNGERYLSTPLYQFEEQ; from the coding sequence ATGGCAAGATTAGTACAAAGCATTACGGATTTGATTGGCGATACACCGCTTGTTCGTTTAAACCGCGTAGTTCCGGAAGGAAGCGCAGAAATTTATGTGAAACTCGAGTACCAAAATCCAGGTGCCAGCGTAAAAGACCGTATTGCCATCTCCATGATTGAAGTGGCAGAGCAAGAAGGTAAATTGAAGCCAGGCGATACGATTATTGAGCCAACTAGCGGTAACACAGGAATCGGAATAGCTTTAGTAGCAGCTGCAAAAGGATACAAGGCGATTCTGGTTATGCCAGAAACGATGTCATTGGAAAGACGCAACCTGCTTCGCGCTTATGGGGCTCAGTTGGTTCTGACGCCAGGAGCAGAAGGAATGAAAGGCGCGATCAAACGTGCTGAGGAACTTCAAGCAGAGAATCCTTCCTACTTCATCCCGCAACAATTCAAAAACCTAGCAAACGTGAAGGTTCACCGTGAAACTACAGGTCCGGAAATCGTTGAAGCGATTAATGCTCACGATGGCAAATTGGACGCTTTCATTTCGGGTATCGGTACGGGCGGAACCATAACAGGCGCAGGTGGCGTACTGAAAGAAAACTTCCCGAACATCAAAATATATGCTATTGAACCGGCTGCATCTCCGGTACTTTCCGGCGGCAAGCCAGGTCCTCATAAAATTCAAGGTATCGGCGCAGGCTTTGTTCCAGACATTCTGAACACAAGCATCTACGATGAAATTATTGCTGTAGAAAATGAAGATGCTTTCGAAACTTCACGTCGTGTTGCCAAAGAAGAAGGTATTCTTGGCGGTATCTCTTCAGGTGCAGCGATTTTTGCAGCGCTTAAAGTTGCTAAAGAGCTTGGCGCAGGCAAACGTGTAGTTGCTGTGATTCCAAGTAACGGTGAGCGTTACCTTTCTACACCACTTTATCAATTTGAAGAGCAATAA
- a CDS encoding anthranilate synthase component I family protein, protein MILTTIEQWRNWSSAYTMLPYVIKLGLADDRIASWQEAWKAAAPDSFVLESGKGGRYTFFGLQPFSMVHGTGLDAEITMTGPVDKDKPQVSRLQGNPLDIVKQWMSAFRSPKVDGAPKFLGGCVGYWSYDVIRTIEKLPEQAANDLPIPDYSFAMYDQVWTLDHIDKSLYIAVHMPLEKSRAADDTYLRQLYAQAHAKAEAMLARWHAIRSSSWSGSRLGGADQPAIAREQLHIDVESIAGIQPAFDKADYIAAVQRIQAYISQGDVFQVNLSVRQSRQLRTTPEEIYEALRIVNPSPYMGLLRFAGFALVSGSPELLVQLEDGVLRTRPIAGTRPRGKDEQDDLRLAGELIDNDKERAEHVMLVDLERNDLGRISKYGSVHVKDFMVIEYYSHVMHIVSEVVGELAEGKDAYDVIAATFPGGTITGAPKIRTMEIIEELEPVRRGPYTGSMGWIDYNGNMEFNIIIRTLVAVQGMGHIQAGAGIVIDSIPEREYMESLNKAKAMWKAIEYSERSMSRA, encoded by the coding sequence ATGATCCTAACAACAATAGAGCAGTGGCGTAATTGGTCCTCCGCGTACACAATGCTGCCTTATGTCATTAAACTGGGACTTGCCGACGACCGGATTGCTTCTTGGCAAGAAGCGTGGAAAGCAGCCGCGCCGGATTCCTTTGTCCTAGAAAGCGGCAAAGGGGGGCGTTACACGTTCTTCGGTTTACAGCCGTTTTCTATGGTTCATGGAACTGGTTTGGATGCGGAAATAACCATGACGGGCCCAGTTGATAAGGACAAGCCTCAAGTGTCACGCTTGCAAGGAAATCCGCTCGACATCGTGAAGCAGTGGATGTCCGCTTTTCGCAGCCCCAAAGTCGATGGAGCACCTAAGTTTCTTGGCGGCTGTGTAGGTTATTGGAGCTATGACGTGATCCGCACCATTGAGAAACTCCCGGAGCAAGCGGCAAATGATTTGCCGATTCCGGATTATAGCTTCGCTATGTATGACCAAGTTTGGACTTTGGATCATATCGATAAGAGCCTGTACATAGCGGTGCATATGCCGCTTGAGAAGAGCCGTGCAGCCGATGACACTTATCTCCGGCAGCTTTACGCACAGGCGCATGCTAAGGCCGAGGCGATGCTGGCTCGCTGGCATGCGATCCGCTCCAGCAGCTGGTCAGGCTCGCGCCTGGGCGGTGCGGACCAACCGGCGATCGCACGCGAGCAGCTGCACATCGACGTCGAGAGCATCGCAGGCATCCAGCCTGCCTTCGACAAAGCTGATTATATAGCGGCGGTGCAGCGCATCCAAGCCTACATCTCCCAAGGTGACGTGTTCCAAGTCAACTTGTCCGTTAGACAGAGCCGGCAGCTGCGCACGACGCCGGAGGAGATCTACGAGGCGCTGCGCATCGTCAATCCCTCGCCTTACATGGGCTTGCTGCGCTTCGCGGGCTTCGCCCTCGTCTCCGGCTCGCCGGAGCTGCTCGTGCAGCTCGAGGACGGCGTCCTGCGGACGCGTCCTATCGCCGGCACGCGCCCGCGCGGCAAGGACGAGCAGGATGACCTGCGCCTAGCCGGCGAGCTCATCGACAACGACAAAGAGCGCGCCGAGCACGTCATGCTGGTCGATCTCGAGCGCAACGACCTTGGCCGCATCTCGAAGTACGGCTCCGTCCACGTGAAAGACTTCATGGTCATCGAATACTACTCCCATGTGATGCATATCGTCTCGGAAGTCGTCGGCGAGCTCGCAGAGGGGAAGGACGCCTATGATGTCATTGCGGCGACTTTCCCCGGAGGCACGATCACAGGCGCTCCGAAGATTCGCACCATGGAAATTATCGAAGAATTAGAGCCAGTTCGCCGCGGACCTTATACAGGATCCATGGGGTGGATTGACTATAATGGAAATATGGAATTTAATATTATTATACGGACATTGGTAGCCGTACAAGGAATGGGTCATATTCAAGCAGGGGCTGGTATCGTTATTGATTCTATTCCTGAGCGTGAATATATGGAATCCTTGAATAAAGCCAAAGCAATGTGGAAAGCGATAGAATATAGCGAGCGGAGCATGAGCCGAGCTTAA
- the pabA gene encoding aminodeoxychorismate/anthranilate synthase component II, with protein sequence MILVIDNYDSFTYNLVQYLGEIGEEVVVRRNDEIDLAGVEALAPDHILISPGPCTPNEAGISLSLIDHFKGKIPIFGVCLGHQSIGQAFGGDVIRAERLMHGKTSEIFHDGKTLFEGLPSPFIATRYHSLIVKVETLPDCLEVSARTAEGEIMALRHKEYPIEGVQFHPESIITQHGHQILRNFLRRTAKAGV encoded by the coding sequence ATGATTTTAGTGATTGATAATTATGATTCATTTACGTACAACCTCGTCCAATATTTGGGGGAGATCGGTGAAGAAGTCGTCGTTCGTCGTAATGACGAGATTGATTTAGCGGGCGTTGAGGCTTTAGCGCCGGATCATATTTTAATATCTCCAGGTCCTTGCACGCCGAATGAAGCCGGAATTAGCTTATCACTCATCGACCATTTCAAAGGTAAAATCCCTATCTTCGGTGTCTGCCTAGGCCATCAATCGATTGGTCAAGCTTTTGGCGGCGACGTCATTCGCGCAGAGCGTTTAATGCATGGTAAAACCTCGGAGATTTTCCATGACGGGAAGACCTTATTCGAAGGGCTGCCATCCCCTTTTATTGCGACTCGCTATCATTCCTTAATTGTGAAGGTCGAGACGCTCCCTGATTGCTTGGAAGTAAGTGCACGTACAGCAGAAGGTGAAATTATGGCATTGCGCCATAAGGAATATCCGATTGAAGGTGTTCAGTTCCACCCAGAATCGATTATTACTCAGCACGGTCATCAGATCCTGCGAAACTTTCTTCGCCGCACAGCCAAAGCAGGAGTTTAA
- the pabC gene encoding aminodeoxychorismate lyase, with amino-acid sequence MMISVNGILTDDKEAVVSVYDHGFLYGLGLFETFRTYKKEPFLLPEHLRRLSEGCRELGIDYEPDLAHIQRLIDKLLGANNLEDAYVRYSVSAGIDVLGLPSGVYQKPTEIIYIKPLPPRDEKVYAQGKALQLLKLPRNTPEGLYRFKSFHYMNNILAKRELQQYAWAAGAEGLMLTEEGYVAEGIVSNLFFIKDNACYTPSLDTGILPGITRAYVLQLAQQQQIPTQGGLYRWEDLLEADEVFIVNSIQEIVPITTLFTPSGQSHTVGNGVVGPITRQLSDLYN; translated from the coding sequence ATGATGATTAGTGTTAATGGGATTTTAACAGATGATAAGGAAGCTGTGGTCTCGGTTTACGATCACGGCTTTCTTTACGGCCTTGGCCTTTTTGAGACATTTCGCACCTATAAAAAAGAACCGTTCCTTCTGCCCGAGCATCTTCGGCGACTATCGGAAGGCTGCCGTGAGCTAGGGATTGACTACGAGCCTGATCTTGCACACATTCAGCGTCTGATTGATAAGCTGCTTGGGGCTAATAACCTTGAGGATGCGTATGTCCGATACTCCGTTTCAGCTGGAATTGATGTACTTGGGCTGCCATCAGGCGTCTATCAAAAGCCTACAGAGATCATTTATATCAAGCCGCTTCCACCAAGGGACGAGAAGGTCTATGCACAAGGCAAAGCGCTGCAGCTGCTGAAGCTGCCTCGTAATACGCCGGAAGGTTTGTACCGATTCAAGTCCTTTCACTATATGAATAATATCCTGGCCAAAAGAGAGCTGCAGCAATATGCCTGGGCAGCTGGCGCAGAAGGTCTAATGCTAACTGAAGAGGGTTACGTAGCTGAGGGCATCGTGAGCAACCTCTTTTTCATAAAGGATAATGCTTGCTACACGCCGTCGCTGGATACAGGCATATTACCAGGCATCACAAGGGCCTATGTGTTACAGCTGGCACAGCAGCAGCAGATTCCTACACAGGGCGGCCTATACCGATGGGAAGACCTTCTGGAAGCCGATGAGGTTTTTATCGTTAATTCCATACAAGAGATTGTACCCATCACGACATTGTTCACACCCAGTGGACAATCTCACACTGTTGGAAATGGCGTCGTAGGTCCGATAACCCGCCAACTTAGCGATCTTTATAATTAA